The genomic window tacaattgttatctCGGATATTACTTGATCTATTCTACCCAAATGATCAAACCCGACTAAGAATACCTAAGCCtaattctcttctctgtttcttatcaCTCTCACGTGAAGACAAGGAGAACTACACACTCACCTTCAAGCTTTTGCAATGCTCTGAAGTTTACAATCGTATGACAGTATTCTAGAGTGCTTAAAGCGCCTCACGCTAAGTTCTAGAATACTTATCCCTACTCTCCAGAACCCTAAACCTAGGATCTCCGAGAATCTCGTTTTAAAGAATCTTCCTTGTTTCCAAGCTTATTCCTTCCTAAATCTTCGAGACTTGATTTGACTCCTCAAACCCTAACTCCTCTTTTTCCCTCCAATACCCGAGCAAAAACTTCTTGAATCCTTATTGGATTTTGAAACTCGAACTGGGCTTGGACCTAAAAATTGTATTACTCTAAAACACTTAACAAACGCATAAGAGCTCATTTGCCAAGAAACCcatcaatcaaatttttttagttagcACAGGATTGCAAATAGCAGAGATGAGATGATTTCAACAGTCATATCCTGAAACAGTTTAGTGACCCAAACAGATAATTGATACATGCGGGTAGTAGCTTTCCAAACATTTTCAAAGCATATCTCTTCCTTGTACTCTGTTCAGTGCTTTGTGTCTATCGGTTGTTCAGAACTTAGAAAGAAACTGTTACAACCACTCAGATCGTTGATAGATCAGCTCAATGTTCAGTGGCTAGTCTTTCACACTGTCATGCCTTCAGTTCTAAACGATCAAGGCAATGTGTAACAAGCAGCTGGAATTTCCTTTGAAGATAGCTTTACCAAACAGGAGCTTGATGATATGTGTTTTTGAACTGCTCcttatttttgtcatattaGCAATATCACTTGACTTCTTAATTGCTGATATTCGAACTTAGTGATCTtgatacactttttttttttttttttttttttgtgtgtgtgtgtgtcaaGTTCATTTAGTTGGTTGATCTTCTCAGCTCTATGACCTCCTAGTAGATGATAATGTTTTATGTCTGATTTAACCCGGCATGACAGGCAGCTATTTTCCACATGGCTTTACAAAGTGTTGATCCTCTATTCATCTTTGGATTTCCATGACCTGTTCTCGCTTTGTGTCCCTGTTTTAGATCAGCACAACTCACAAATAGATTACAGATCAAACATTCCAATGAACATTCATAAAGTACGAAATTTGCTCTAATTCAGAGGTTTGATAAACAATTCAGCTAGTTGGTTTTTAGTACCCACATGTTCAATAGCTATCAATTTCTCCTCAACCAGTTTGCGAATATAACTATGTTGATGATCTATGTGCTTAGTACGAGACTTTCTAACAGGTTCTTTGAAACAACTTATAACACTATAATTATTGCAAAGTATTAACAGAACATCAGAAATCATACCACACTCCTCTGTGAGTTGTTTCACCCGTATGAGTTGAGCACTCGAACTTTTTTAAAGCACTGAGTTCTGCTTCAGCAGTTGATAGGACCAACCTTTTCTGCTTCTTGCTCTTCCAAGACACCATGTTGTTTCCAATGAAGTAGCATCCACCATGTTGTTTCCAATGAAGTAGCNNNNNNNNNNNNNNNNNNNNNNNNNNNNNNNNNNNNNNNNNNNNNNNNNNNNNNNNNNNNNNNNNNNNNNNNNNNNNNNNNNNNNNNNNNNNNNNNNNNNCAACAGATCATCGTATGTCATCCAATGTTGTTTCTATTGGAGTATGCTACTTCATTGGAAACAACATGGTGGATGCTACTTCATTGGAAACAACATGGTGTCTTGGAAGAGCAAGAAGCAGAACAACTTGGTCCTATCAACCGCTGAAGCAGAACTCAGTGCTTTGAAAAGTTCGAGTGCTCAACTCATACGGATGAAACAACTCACCAAGGAGTGTGGTATGATTTCTGATGTTCCGTTAATACTTTGCAATAATCATAGTGCTATAAGTTGTTTCAAAGAACCTGTTAGAAAGTCTCGTACTAAGCACGTAGATCATCAACATAGTTATATTCGCAAACTGGTTGAGGAGAAACGAATAGCTATTGAACATGTGGGTACTAAAAACCAACTAGCTGAAATGTTTGTCAAACCTCTGAATTATAGCAAATTTCGTACTTTACTAATGTTCAttgaaatgtttgatttgTAATCTATTTGTGAGTTGTGCTGATCTAGAACAGGGACACAAAGCGAGAACAGGTCATGGAAATCCAAAGATGAATAGAGGATCAGCACTTTGTAAAGCCATGTGGAAAATAGTTGCCTGTCATGCCGGGTCAAATCCGACGTAAAAGATTGTCATCTAATAGGAGGTCAAAGAGCTGAGAAGATCAACCAACTGAATGGACTtgatacacacacacacaaaaaaaaaaaaaatgtgtatcAAGATCACTTAGTTCGAATATCACTAATTGAGAAGTCAAGTGATATTGCTGATATGACAAAAAGAAGGAGCAGTTCAAAAACACATATCATCACGCTCCTGTTTGGTAAAGCTATCTTCAAAAGAAATTTCAGCTGCCTGTTACACGTTGTCCTGATCGTTTAGAACTGAAGGTATGACAGTGTGAAAGACTAGCCACTGAACATTGAGCTAATCTATCAACAATCTGAGTGGTTGTGACAGTTTCTTGCTAAGTTCTGAACAACCGATAGGCACAAAGCACTGAACAGAGTACAAGGAAGAGGTATGCTTTGAAAATGTTTGGATAGCTACTACTCGCATGTATCAATTGTCTGTTTGGGTCACTAAACAGTTTCAGGATATGGCTGTTGAAATCATCTCATCTCTGCTAATTGCAATCCTCTgctaactaaaaaaatttgattgatgAGTTTCTTGGCAATTGAGCGCTTATGCGTTTGTTAAGTGTTTCAGAGTAATACAATTTTTAGGTCCAAGCCCAGTTCGAGTCTCAAAAGCCCATAAGGATTCAAGAAGTTTTTCTCGGGTATTGGAGGGAAAAAGAGGAGTTAGGGTTGGAGGAGTCAAATCAACTGTCTTTGAAAGTCGAGAAGGCAAACCCTTGTGCTCAAAGCAAATCCATCAGAACTCGAGTGAGAGAGAGCATGAAATCAATTCTTCCGGGGCTGCAACATCTTGTTCACCAGAAATCTGAGTCCGAATTGTCTGGAGATCTACCAGATTCACAGCCCAGCGACGCGATGCCAGAGGTTCCACAGCCGATTGAATCGAAATCTCAAGAGGTGAAGTCTGACGAAGAACTTTTGATGCCTGATTCCAAGTGGGCTATGATACTTGTCACAGGCCCGCCGCCACCGATCATCGAAATTGAGGACGAGACTCAGTCGTCAACCAATCAGGTTCAGAAGGCTGAACCAAAATTTCCCGAGGCTGCACCTTCTCAACCCTCTGTTGCTTCAAGGATGCGTAAGAGGAAGCAATCCACCGCTGGATAGGGTGGAAAGCGGATGAAGCAAGAAAAGGGCAAGGGGATCACCGCTTCATCTACCTTCGATGGAATCCGATTCGTCTCGAATGAGGCTGAGAAGATGTATGCTCATTTTTCCCGAAGAACTTCATTGTAGAAGATGGTTTGTCTAGGAAAATGGATGAGGCTGTTCGGAGTTTTATTGAGAAGGCTGGATTGATTCGTACGGTGACTGATTTGAAACCGTATAAGGAGGAACTGGTGTTTGAATTCTGGGCAAATCTGCCTACAGTGAAGGTTGATACCACCAATGTTGGTGTTTTGGTGCGTAATTGGGAGTATGAGTTCTCCCCTGAGAATATTAATGAGCTGTTTGGGTTGGCATCTGTCGACGTGAGACAGCAACGAATGGACATGGTGGGGTTGATGGAGGATGAGGTCGCAAAGTTTCTGACTGATGGCAAGGTCAAGTCTCTGAAGGGGTTGCTGGTGAGTGCTTTCTCTCCACCAGGCCGAAAGCTGTTCAAACTATGTTGCACCAACTGGTCTCCAACATCGAATGATGGTATGCACAGCCTGACAGAGCCAAGCTGGTATACATGATCATGCACAACATTCCATTCGACTTTGGGAGGATGGTGTTTGATCACATTCTTCAGTTGGCAATAAAACCAGAAACTAAGCTCTTCCTGCTATTTCCAAACCTGGTCTACCAGTTGATACAGACGCAACGCCATGTTCAGATCCCAGTAAACCCACCCGCATCAGCAGCGtcgacaaagaagaagaaggtgaagcaGAGTGTAGTTGCAGGACGCAAAGACTCAGCCAACCGCAGGGCGATGAAAATTGCCATCGAAATTTTGCAGGCTGCTCTAGATGCAGGTAAGTGTTCTGTGTGATCTTCTTCACCTGAATTGTATATCTCTGTTTGTATACATAATGCTAAGTTATGTGCTCAAGCAGGGGGAGATAAGTCGGATTCTTCGGCAACTGATGATGCTGGGGGAGATTAAGTTGTGGGGGAGCCTATTTTGATtccttttgatttcttgttttaagcTCGGTTATAATTCTGACCAAAacaatgttctttttgtttgtaataacATTGTATCATCGTGAACATGAGTctctaataattttttaacacATTGTCAACTTTTAGACTAATCGCATTATGTTGTTTATGCTAGAATGTTCTTCTAGAGTTTGTCTATTGGTTGTGTGTTATGTCTCCTGGTTGAGTTTCAGGTTATATCAATGGAAGAATGCTTGTGTATCAAACTCAATCAAATAGGGGGAGATTGAAGATGCAGAATTCAATCAATCAGCTGATGGCGATCAGAACACTGATGGATTTCAGGAAGATGCATCGAGTCTCATCAGACGCTTGAGTTGCTGACATGGATGCAAGAGCAGACGTGGCAAGCTGATGCGGCAAGCTGAGGCGGATGATGTGGAGAGCCAAGGATGGAAGCTGACTTGGCATGGTATCAAAGACACGATTCAACGAGAAGATATGGAAAATATCGTTTGGAAGatttagaaaagaataaaCTTGAAAACAAGGAAAATTCCTTAAAACGAGATTCTCGAAGATCCTAGGTTTAAGGTTCTGGAGAGTAGGTATAAGTATTCTAGAACTTAGCGTGAGGCGCTTTGAGCACTCTAGAATACTGTCATACGATTGTAAACTTCAGAGCATTGCAAAAGCTTGAAGGTGAGTGTGTagttttctttgtcttcacGTGAGAGtgataagaaacagagaagagaattaGGCTTAGGTATTCTTAGTTGGGTTTGATCATTTGGGTAGAATAGATCAAGTAATATTCGagataacaattgtaaacaGTTTGTTATCAATAAGAATATAGTTTTCTATTCCATTTAATACTAATACGTTTTCTAtacttaaaataataatatatttataaaatattaatacacaCAACCACGTAAATATGATTACTCATATGTATGTATCACCCAAATATACTCGACTTACCTCTAGACTAAGTAATTAACCTAACATATATTCATATACGAAAGAAAACACGATCTCATCCTCACGTTAGCCAATCGGATAGATTTTTCGGGTTAAAAACTAGCAACAACGGAGACCGGTTGACATATTTCTCCATCTACAACGGTTGCATTACCTGACAAAGATTAATCCAGTAATTAATACCCATCATTAATGTTTATGAATTAATCTAAACCCAACCATTTCAAACTCAGTATAATGACTAAACGATGACTTGGTCTTTTTctaaataaactaataagctttgttttaagaattaaaccaatctctttttttcaatcattagattttatttagaGCTTAAAAGAAccaattctaaaaaaaattatttacaaaagtGATATGAATGGTTCGGTACGAATTTTTCGCCCTaaactaattatttaataacattCCAATCCCACTTCACGACCGCACAAAGTCATTACCACGTAACTGAGTCCAATACACAAAATCCCATATACACCTTAATAACCGGTCATGATGTTCGGTTCAATAAACAGTTCAAAGCAACTATGACACCACGATTTCTCTCCACATGACCAGTTATTACGTTACGGTTTATGGACTCAGTTACATGTAGGATCTCTAAGGTTTAGGCTGGTTTACTCTCTTGGTttaataaacaacaaaacaacaacaacacgaCTGTTGAGACGAGGCAATACCTTTGCTGCGATGAATCTCAATGGATCTCCTTGGCAAGATGGATATGTGGTAGTCACGTTCAAGTTTACAGTGGCTAGGTACTCATGGTTTCTCcagggaaaacaaaacagagattaGATCTAGGATCTCCATGGCTTGCAGCACAAGCAATACATCTTAAACCAAAGCTAGAGACATTCTAGACGAGCTATAGATTAAAACTAGGGTTTCCTTAGCCTTAAGAGCCTCGCCGATGGACAACGACTGCTCCGGTGACAGTGGCTAAGATCTGGTGACTCACTGTGGCTGCGGTGGTTCTCCGGTGAAGTTCCGGTGACCTTCTCCAGTCTCCCCCTTTCTGTCCATTTTCCGGTGACAAGATCACCACCTCCTCCGCTTTCCCACGTGAGAGCTCACTTCTTCTCCACAAGAtccacatcaacaacaatactAGGACAATGGTCTAGATAACTTAGCAACGGCGTGCGGCTTCACGAAGAGGACATTATACACACGTATATGTATTCACGAATAACCTAATAACAgaaccctttttttttcttgtttttgttaatccACATGGACTTTTAATGGGCTTGGGTTCTCTTTTAACAAAATGTGTGGCTTTGTATTCAATACAAATGTTACAAagtatattttgatataagtTACGCCAAGGGACTTGACAGCAAAGATCCTGCGAGAACAGCGCTTGAGGTGAGGGAAGAACGATGAGCAAGATCTCCATGGCTTGCAGCACAAGCAATACATCTTAAACCAAAGCTAGAGACATTCTAGACGAGCTATAGATTAAAACTAGGGTTTCCTTAGCCTTAAGAGCCTCGCCGATGGACAACGACTGCTCCGGTGACAGTGGCTAAGATCTGGTGACTCACTGTGGCTGCGGTGGTTCTCCGGTGAAGTTCCGGTGACCTTCTCCAGTCTCCCCCTTTCTGTCCATTTTCCGGTGACAAGATCACCACCTCCTCCGCTTTCCCACGTGAGAGCTCACTTCTTCTCCACAAGAtccacatcaacaacaatactAGGACAATGGTCTAGATAACTTAGCAACGGCGTGCGGCTTCACGAAGAGGACATTATACACACGTATATGTATTCACGAATAACCTAATAACAgaaccctttttttttcttgtttttgttaatccACATGGACTTTTAATGGGCTTGGGTTCTCTTTTAACAAAATGTGTGGCTTTGTATTCAATACAAATGTTACAAagtatattttgatataagtTACGCCAAGGGACTTGACAGCAAAGATCCTGCGAGAACAGCGCTTGAGGTGAGGGAAGAACGATGAGCAAACCCAGAGTAAAGAGAAGCCGAAAGGACTGAAGCTTGAAACCCTAAGTTGTCACTCGCCACTCGATACTGAAGCTAATattcgaagaagaaggagagaagagatcgaatgattttttatttatttattttcactgttacttgagtttttgtttcaggAATTGGCAAAATGGGCTGGACCTTCCAGAATTTAGCCATTAAGACAAATTCAGACAAAAATGCCCTTTGATTTTGTAACGATGTACAATGCGTACAGACGATTTAGTTAGAAGTTAATGGATGTACAAAGTTTAGttgtaaataaaaacaaaaatttgagttCATGTgtaacaaaacgaaaaaaaaatgaaagtgaaTGTGTCatcgaagaagagaaacgagATTCCGGTGAGAAAACAAGTGTTTTTCCGAAATAATTGACTTAACCACTggacaattaaacaaaactcaaactctttatcttttttaactaaaaatatgcTAGATGTGCAATATTTAGATGTAATAAGcattcaaaacataaatctaaaaatatttagatttgtGAGATAACAGTTAACAAGCGGCTGCAAAATTAGGGTTGGAAAGGTTGAAGATGAGtgcaaaattacaattataccctttattaaatttcttatGTGTACGTATATGTAATTTACGTTGTATGTATATGTGGACATGTAAATATAGTAgattatgttttattgttaaaGCGACATAcacaattatatattgaatttgTATATTAGAAATCTTTGGTTATTTCGATTAGATGAGATATTTTTCGGAGTTTTCCCCATAAAATctatgcatatataataattaaataaaaatatatggtcAAAGTATAGATGTTCCtaatacttttgaaaaatgtataataatgtacGTACATCTTTGTTGATGAGTTAAAATTGTTGAGATATATTTATTGATACAATAATAAACCAATATTGATGATGGTGAGGGTATATTCTACGATAGTCCTACTAGAGATGAagacattattatttataaaaatgtagacatgtgtacgtacacagtagtaatgtgtacgtacacgaaATTATTTAGTGGAACATATATGGTACGAAttctaataaatatataaccaCCCACaacaataaatttaatatataaatatatatgtcagtttcatttatctttttcatgtGTTGTTCATACatgatttgaatgttttgcttttatggtcaaaaaatatttgaaacgTAAATATACAAAGTAATTAGATATTtacgtacatatatacacacattaCTACCATGTACGTACATATTACtaccgtgtacgtacacatttACTACCATGTACGTATATATTATTATCGTTACACACATATGTGTATATGATATTGCTAATCGTGAATTGTTTTCGAtgatagtaaataaaatattatttaaaatagaaataaacatgttagattatgttttattataaagGCGGCATACACAATATTTATTGAGTTTGTACATTAGAAACCTTTGGTTATTTCGATTAGATGagatattttttgtgttttcctataaatctattcatatataataattaaataaaaatatatggtcAAAGTATAGTTGTTCCtcatacttttgaaaaatgttatgtaCGTACATCTTTGTTGGTGAGTTAAAATTGTTGAGaataaataagattttaaactaAACCCGTAAACGTACACGATTATGTTGAGCTCCAAACAGTTATAtcttaaaaatatctaaatcacataaatctaataatatttacgtacacaaaaatatttattggaaCATACATGGTACAATAttaaaatgagtttaaaaatTCTCTAACCACTATCTACGTATTAAGTTATTATGTAAGTTATATGTATGCctgtatattttaatataaattatgcatataaaatatttcaacgaATCGTATTCTGATTCAGGTAAAACTGATCTTCCAATACTTGCACACCATTACCATTCATTTCACATCTACCATGCCTATATGTATTCGTGTATGTAAAACATTCACCTTTACATAATTCACCAGGTACATAGTTagtagtgtacgtacatattcTTTGATAAATGTACGTACTAGTGTACGTTAACTTCGATTTTATAATTGCAATTTGGGtaattgaatataaaagtctaaatataatttatgttacgtatataactatattttggATATCCATTCGATTCTCTGTTTGCTTtggataaaattttggtttttcaacTATGGTTCAGGTTATTCAGGTATAGAAATTTAATACCTTTCGAATCATTTGTTAGTTCTGGGTTTAGTTCTTATTTTTCGAATAGGTTCGTttgattattatgttttaatgtatttttcaaGTGTAATTAGTACATGgattgaatgttttgtttttatattcaaaaattattttaaacttaaatatacaaattattttgatgtttatgtaCATATATGAACACAAATTACAACCGCGTACGTACAGGATATTGTTAATCTTGAATTATCTGtaatgtaaaaattaataaattaattaataaaaataaaaatatgaaagtgaGTCTTAAAtgatagaaaaaatgaattttaacaaaaagtacaaaaataataaatatttataaaatagtaaaaaaaaaaactataaaaactagtgagaatgaaaaatattacttttaattttcaataagCTAACTATACACTTTATGTCCATTTGATCCTAACTAACTCTCCGTCCGCATTGTACACCATTAGATAGTCCATGGACATTTTCGTCCGAATTTGGCTAAATGGCTAAATGGTGGAAGACATAGCCCACTTTACCAAATCCTGCAATTAAAACATGGTCAATCGGCTACTGTATATAATTTagccttttttttatatatccatTGGGTACCCAATACCAATTGTACAAGACCCAAATAAAATGGTTAGTAATTAGACCTAAATATCTAACCCATTTTTAACCCAAAGTTATTTTTCTGTGTATAGACTAAACCCATAAATGATGATCTTGGGTATCCATCTGGTCCAAACTCTATTTGAATTAATATAtgttaatctttctttttttgaacgAATTAATAAATCTCAAATTAAATTGTGTTTGAATCGTGTTTTTTTCCTAACACATTATTAATCAATTATATTCAGGCAAATCATCATGTAGAAAAATCCAACTAGCTTCGCTTATCCAAAagagttataacttataaagaTTCAACATTCCAATCTTAGCAAACACAAGAATACAATACAACAATTACCTCTAtcccttctttttttataacacaaaaccaaatttgtgagaaaattcccaaaaaatACACCAACTTAATTATATCTTCTGAATAAAATACACAAACTTTTAGCGTTACCAAAATAATAcacaaactttttaaattttttggttcaaacacaaactattttttgttgctaaaatAATACAAGAACTTTTAAACGTTGGACGTTTCATACACGGAcgttaacaaaattaataacacTGTTAACTTTGGATACTTTTATTGGTCCCAAAGCGACCTACATATTCGTCTAACTTGTAGCTATGCTTAAGGCATGGCCATGTATGTAGTGGTGGAAGAAGTTGTGTCTTAAGCTTTTTGTCATTGTTGAACGAATCTATGATAacattctaaaataaaatacacaaTAACACAAACCAGGATTTACGTATCAcgtattatatttatttatttaattatttaggcGTTTATTATCTATTTTGTGTAAAACATCTTAGGCTATAGGGGTTGGGAGCAATCCTTAGCGTAAAGAGGACTAAAAGAAGATGGACTTGGCTTGGTTTTGACCGTCTGGTGGAGGAAGAACATGAGCAGATTGTATAGTCGCATGTTGATGGAACAATTTAAAGTCGGTTTGCAATTTTGCAGATGGATTTGGATTGAAGCCAAGCTGGTGTTGACCGTCTGGTGGAGGAAGAACAGGAGCAGATTGTATAGTATCAGGTTGATGGAACAATTTAACGCCGGTTTGTAATTTTGCAGATGGACTTGGCTTGAAGCCAAGCTGGTCTTGACCGTCTGGTGGAGGAAGAACAGGAGCAGATTGTATAGCCGCATGTTGATGGAACAATTTAACGCCGGTTTGCAATTTTGCAAAAGGACTTGGCTTGAAGCCAAGTTGGTCTTGACCGTCTGGTGGAGGAAGAACATGAGCAAATTGTATAGTCGCATGTTGATGGAACAATTTAAAGCCGGTTTGCAATTTTGCAGATGGACTTGGATTGAAGCCAAGCTGGTGTTGACCGTCTGGTGGAGGAAGAACAGGAGCAGATTGTATAGTCGCATGTTGATGGAACAATTTAACGCCGGTTTGCAATTTTGCAGATGGACTTGGCTTGAAGCCAAGCTGGTCTTGATCGTCTGGTGGA from Arabidopsis thaliana chromosome 3, partial sequence includes these protein-coding regions:
- a CDS encoding uncharacterized protein (unknown protein; Has 271 Blast hits to 164 proteins in 59 species: Archae - 0; Bacteria - 19; Metazoa - 88; Fungi - 42; Plants - 45; Viruses - 9; Other Eukaryotes - 68 (source: NCBI BLink).): MVVTLLLIASDFTNARRQPFSLKLNAKLQTGFKLFHQHATIQSAPVLPPPDGQDQLGFKPSPSAKLQTGFKLFHQPDTIQSAPVIPPPDGQDQLGFKPSPSAKLQTGVKLFHQHATIQSAPVLPPPDDQDQLGFKPSPSAKLQTGVKLFHQHATIQSAPVLPPPDGQHQLGFNPSPSAKLQTGFKLFHQHATIQFAHVLPPPDGQDQLGFKPSPFAKLQTGVKLFHQHAAIQSAPVLPPPDGQDQLGFKPSPSAKLQTGVKLFHQPDTIQSAPVLPPPDGQHQLGFNPNPSAKLQTDFKLFHQHATIQSAHVLPPPDGQNQAKSIFF
- a CDS encoding uncharacterized protein (unknown protein; Has 0 Blast hits to 0 proteins in 0 species (source: NCBI BLink).) encodes the protein MAKFWKVQPILPIPETKTQYRVASDNLGFQASVLSASLYSGFAHRSSLTSSAVLAGSLLSSPLARTPLLSYLDHCPSIVVDVDLVEKKSPELHRRTTAATVSHQILATVTGAVVVHRRGS